One window of the Halobacteriovorax sp. JY17 genome contains the following:
- a CDS encoding glycosyltransferase family 4 protein, whose product MLPENSEIVLITTKPNRYHNFKKEAPNIEKKGKLTLHRVDISSHQSGVLDQAKAFIYFTLAALKIIKNERYDLVFATSSRLMTAFLGALVSYFFRIPLFLDIRDIFLDTVKDVFGKKANFVYPFFFLVERVTIKRARKINLVSKGFLPYFEKRYSDKCYSFYTNGIDQEFLNINYNRTLEEGKINILYAGNIGEGQGLHQIIPSLAKRLRDIATFKIIGNGGRRELLYSCLLKDNRLKNVTLLPPVSREELIYEYQQCDVLFLHLNNYKAFEKVLPSKLFEYGATGKPILAGVSGYAAKFCKEHLDRTAIFHPCNTDEAVEAFGRLDLGWHSRDEFVDFFKRERLMDQLACDVLSIMECK is encoded by the coding sequence ATGCTTCCTGAAAACTCAGAGATTGTACTTATTACAACAAAGCCTAATAGATATCATAACTTTAAAAAAGAAGCACCTAATATAGAGAAAAAGGGAAAACTGACGTTACATAGAGTGGATATTTCTTCTCACCAGAGTGGTGTTTTAGATCAAGCAAAAGCATTTATTTATTTTACTCTAGCTGCCTTAAAAATTATAAAGAATGAAAGATATGATCTCGTTTTTGCAACATCATCAAGACTGATGACTGCTTTTCTGGGCGCGCTTGTTTCCTACTTTTTTAGAATTCCTTTATTTTTAGATATTCGAGATATTTTCTTAGATACTGTCAAAGATGTGTTTGGAAAAAAAGCAAATTTTGTATATCCTTTTTTTTTCTTAGTTGAACGAGTAACTATAAAGCGAGCGAGGAAGATAAACCTTGTTTCTAAGGGCTTCTTACCTTATTTTGAAAAACGTTATAGCGACAAATGTTATTCATTTTATACAAATGGAATAGATCAAGAGTTCTTAAATATAAATTATAATAGAACATTGGAAGAAGGTAAGATTAATATCTTGTATGCAGGCAATATAGGGGAAGGTCAAGGATTACATCAGATAATACCTTCTCTCGCAAAGCGATTAAGAGATATTGCAACTTTTAAAATTATTGGAAATGGAGGACGTAGAGAGCTTCTTTATTCCTGCCTTTTAAAGGATAATAGGTTAAAAAATGTTACTCTTCTTCCTCCTGTTAGTAGAGAAGAATTAATTTATGAATATCAACAGTGTGACGTTCTTTTTCTGCACTTAAATAATTACAAGGCCTTTGAAAAAGTACTTCCGTCTAAACTTTTTGAGTATGGTGCAACTGGAAAGCCTATTTTAGCCGGAGTGTCGGGGTATGCGGCTAAATTTTGTAAAGAGCACTTAGATCGCACGGCTATTTTTCATCCCTGCAATACCGATGAGGCTGTTGAAGCCTTTGGTCGTCTTGATTTAGGGTGGCATAGTAGAGATGAATTTGTAGATTTTTTCAAAAGAGAAAGGCTGATGGATCAGCTCGCTTGTGATGTTTTGTCTATAATGGAGTGTAAATGA